GCCCAAGGACAGGAGAGACAGCAGCAAGGTCGGTGACGACGGCGGCGTGGTCAGCCGTTTTGTCGGCACGTTCCGGAGCCTTGGGGGCTCCAGCGGACTTGGTAGCCATCAGCGAGGGGCTGATCGGCGATCCTTTGCTCATCGGACTCTTCCTTGTGGATCATTGTTTTTCTCGGAACTGCGGAAAATAAAAAAACCCCTCAGCCTGGTGGCTCTTCGAGGGGTTGCGCGTGACGGTACGTTACCAGTCGGGCTATGCTGCCACGCGCTTGGTAAGGACGACGGATACACCCAAACCGGCGCCGACGGTAACGGTTGCGATCATGCAGTCAGTTTTCCCTCTGAGTGAGATGCATGTCAACGGGGGTGGTACACATCTCACCATATGGACTTCATTGTCCACCAATTGGCCACGTCCCCCAACTAGGTAGCAGCAAGTGTCGTTTTGAGGGCCCAAAACGACACTTGCTGCTACCTAGTTGGGTCCACCCCGCAGCCAGGGGCGGGCCAGCGGAAGGTGCTAGCCGCAGTAGGCGCCGGTGGAGGCGCTGTGCACGAGCTTGGCGTACTTGGCGAGCACACCCTTGGTGTACCGGGCCGGGAGCGGCTCCCAGCCCACCCTGCGGGCCTCGAGTTCCGCCTCGTCCACCAGGAGGTCGAACGACCGTGCTGCGATGTCCACGCGGATGCGGTCACCGTCCTTGACAAAGGCGATGGGGCCGCCGTCGGCTGCTTCCGGCGCGACGTGCCCGATGCAGAGGCCGGTGGTGCCGCCGGAGAAGCGGCCGTCGGTCAGCAGCAGGACGTCCTTGCCCAGCCCGGCGCCCTTGATGGCGCCGGTAATGGCGAGCATTTCGCGCATGCCCGGACCGCCCTTGGGGCCTTCGTAGCGGATGACGACGACGTCGCCGGCCTGGATCTTGCCGTTGTCCAACGCGTCCAGCGCGCCCTGCTCACGTTCGAACACGCGGGCGGTGCCTTCGAAAACGTCGGCGTCGAAGCCGGCGCTCTTGACCACGGCGCCTTCGGGCGCCATGGAACCGTGCAGGATGGTGATGCCGCCGGTCTTGTGGATCGGGTTGTCCATGGCGCGCAGGATCTTGCCGTCGAGGTCCGGCGGGTTAATGGCTGCCAGGTTTTCGGCCACGGTCTTGCCGGTGACGGTGAGGCAGTCGCCGTGCAGGAGCCCGGCGTCGAGCAGTGCGCGCATGATGACGGGCACGCCGCCGATCTTGTCGACGTCGGTCATCACGTAGCGGCCGAACGGCTTCAGGTCGCCCAGGTGGGGGATCTTGTCGCCGATGCGGTTGAAGTCCTCAAGGGTCAGCTCAACCTCGGCCTCACGGGCAATCGCGAGCAGGTGCAGGACCGCGTTGGTGGAGCCGCCAAAGGCCATGGTGACGGCAATGGCGTTCTCGAACGCCT
The window above is part of the Pseudarthrobacter sp. IC2-21 genome. Proteins encoded here:
- the ilvD gene encoding dihydroxy-acid dehydratase; amino-acid sequence: MSADAPAKTENKPDIKPRSRVVTDGIHAAPARGMFRAVGMGDDDFAKPQIGVASSWNEITPCNLSLNRLAQGAKEGVHAGGGFPMQFGTISVSDGISMGHEGMHFSLVSREVIADSVETVMQAERIDGSVLLAGCDKSLPGMLMAAARLDLASVFLYAGSIMPGWVKLEDGSEKEVTLIDAFEAVGACAAGKMSMEDLTRIEKAICPGEGACGGMYTANTMACIGEALGMSLPGSAAPPSADRRRDEFARKSGEAVVNLLRLGITARDILTKEAFENAIAVTMAFGGSTNAVLHLLAIAREAEVELTLEDFNRIGDKIPHLGDLKPFGRYVMTDVDKIGGVPVIMRALLDAGLLHGDCLTVTGKTVAENLAAINPPDLDGKILRAMDNPIHKTGGITILHGSMAPEGAVVKSAGFDADVFEGTARVFEREQGALDALDNGKIQAGDVVVIRYEGPKGGPGMREMLAITGAIKGAGLGKDVLLLTDGRFSGGTTGLCIGHVAPEAADGGPIAFVKDGDRIRVDIAARSFDLLVDEAELEARRVGWEPLPARYTKGVLAKYAKLVHSASTGAYCG